Proteins encoded together in one Papaver somniferum cultivar HN1 unplaced genomic scaffold, ASM357369v1 unplaced-scaffold_117, whole genome shotgun sequence window:
- the LOC113330144 gene encoding serine/threonine-protein kinase SAPK3-like translates to MEERYEAVKELGSGNFGVARLVRDKKTKELVAVKYIPRGKKQIHGVDIAEMKLENTLLDGNPTPRLKICDFGYSKSAILHSQPKSTVGTPAYIAPEVLSRKEYDGKIADVWSAGVTLYVMLVGAYPFEDPEDPRNFKKTIGRIMSVTYTIPDYVRVSAECRHLLSQIFYANPSKRITIPEIKSHPWFLKNLPRELVEAEKSNYHYQPVENHQPTQCVEEIMQIIQEARTPGEELNTQNQTTVGMMDPEDDESNAESEAEGSGDLW, encoded by the exons ATGGAAGAACGCTATGAGGCAGTGAAAGAACTTGGGTCAGGGAATTTTGGAGTAGCAAGGTTGGTGAGAGATAAGAAAACTAAAGAACTTGTTGCTGTCAAATACATCCCCAGAGGAAAAAAG CAAATTCATGGGGTTGACATTgcagaaatgaaactagaaaatacaCTCCTTGATGGAAATCCCACACCACGGCTTAAAATTTGTGATTTCGGTTATTCAAAG TCGGCTATATTGCATTCACAACCAAAATCAACAGTGGGAACACCAGCTTATATTGCACCAGAGGTATTGTCACGGAAGGAATATGATGGCAAG ATAGCAGATGTCTGGTCAGCTGGTGTCACACTTTATGTTATGTTAGTAGGAGCATATCCGTTTGAGGATCCTGAAGATCCCAGAAATTTCAAGAAGACAATCGGG AGAATCATGAGTGTTACCTACACCATACCAGACTATGTCCGTGTATCCGCAGAATGCAGGCATTTACTCTCacaaattttctatgccaacCCATCAAAG AGGATCACCATTCCAGAGATAAAAAGCCATCCCTGGTTCCTTAAAAACTTACCAAGAGAGCTGGTTGAAGCTGAGAAATCAAATTACCATTACCAGCCAGTTGAAAATCACCAACCCACCCAATGCGTGGAAGAAATAATGCAGATTATCCAAGAAGCACGCACACCTGGAGAAGAATTAAACACACAAAACCAGACTACAGTCGGAATGATGGATCCTGAGGATGATGAAAGCAATGCTGAATCTGAAGCCGAGGGCAGTGGAGACTTGTGGTAA
- the LOC113329578 gene encoding pentatricopeptide repeat-containing protein At1g62670, mitochondrial-like, which produces MVVHLHLHQTSLINKVCCHCVPSKTLIWIRKMVNLGQPRRYSSSSRSKDCFLYQFIPFKNNVCGGSSSVCINSNEKRQIFIGLSKIIKHGQGSVLKDFCLGDNQFWPFNLVEIMKLFSDSFLSLAFFKFVCVNDSDFDRDSSIRLYCELAHILASQDMRYLSQDVICIVVKRIGVDRSSDLIDLMLKRRERYLYESDFSVLDSLMRGFMKAGLVRKALVVLDKMRKEGLVPSMSAMGILFRMLIAVGDFSTVWRLFRDMVVKGPRISTNEFNVMLDGFSGKGCFQVVVSLFYLMTKFGCEPDVFTYNILIKTYCIDGRSSEALTWVREMIEKGCAPNVVTFNTIIDSFCKQGNMAEARKLFDQIQERDVKPNTVTYNTLINGYVKAQEIRVANLLYQEMKEKGLPADGVTINTMIYGHCKFGREEDGERLLGNVSVAGLIPPTDISVAGLCWAGQLDDAMGLLQDMLAKGMPPSVVAFNSIIAGYSKAGREDKAFEVYRLMVEFGLTPSSCTCSSLLLGLSNRGMLHEARELLDKMVDKGFPINRVAFTVLLDGYFNSGDLIRAHRLWGEMKSRRICPDVVAFSAFIDGLSKAGRMEEAYEAFEDMLRRGITPNNFTYNSLIGGFCNCGNLDYALKLEKEMRQNGLLPDIFTTNMIINGFCKQGSMKAANNAFMDMHRFGLTPDIVTYNTLISGYIKAFDLVNAEDFLAKMWDSGWQPDIITYNTWIYVFCSSRKIVQAVRMLDELIASGFIPNTVTYNTMVNGVCCDILERAMILTAKLLKMAFVPNVVTVNTLLSHFRRHGLPQMALMWGHKLYLVSFPFDHVTYMILQSAKWDSLQDAEIVKESPGEAIVVDFLMHITFDYIAKDMSYRDRNQRYLSEVCDHNLLALGK; this is translated from the coding sequence ATGGTGGTGCATCTGCATTTGCATCAAACTTCTCTGATCAACAAGGTATGTTGTCATTGTGTtccttcaaaaaccctaatttggataagaaaAATGGTCAATCTGGGTCAACCCAGaagatattcatcatcttcaagaTCAAAGGATTGTTTCCTGTATCAGTTTATCCCTTTTAAGAACAATGTTTGTGGTGGTTCATCAAGTGTTTGTATTAATTCCAATGAGAAAAGACAGATTTTTATTGGTTTGTCGAAAATTATTAAACATGGACAAGGTTCTGTTCTGAAGGATTTTTGTTTAGGTGATAATCAATTTTGGCCTTTTAATCTTGTAGAGATTATGAAATTATTTAGTGATTCATTTTTGTCGCTGGCATTTTTTAAATTTGTTTGTGTAAATGATTCTGATTTTGATAGGGATAGCTCGATTAGGTTGTATTGTGAATTAGCTCATATTTTAGCTTCACAAGATATGAGGTATTTGTCACAAGATGTGATTTGCATTGTGGTAAAGAGAATTGGAGTAGATCGTAGCAGTGACTTGATTGATTTAATGTTGAAGAGACGCGAACGTTATCTGTATGAGTCTGATTTTTCGGTTCTTGATTCGTTAATGAGGGGGTTTATGAAGGCTGGTTTGGTCAGGAAGGCATTGGTGGTTTTGGATAAAATGAGGAAGGAGGGATTGGTGCCGAGTATGTCTGCTATGGGTATTCTTTTCAGAATGCTGATTGCGGTTGGTGATTTTAGTACTGTTTGGAGATTGTTTAGAGATATGGTTGTGAAAGGGCCGAGGATTTCGACTAATGAGTTCAATGTTATGTTAGATGGGTTCTCTGGGAAAGGGTGTTTTCAAGTGGTGGTGAGTTTGTTTTATTTGATGACTAAATTTGGGTGTGAGCCGGATGTGTTTACGTATAACATTTTGATCAAGACTTATTGTATTGATGGACGATCTTCTGAAGCTTTGACATGGGTGAGGGAAATGATTGAAAAGGGTTGCGCTCCGAATGTGGTTACCTTTAATACTATTATTGATTCTTTCTGTAAGCAGGGAAACATGGCGGAAGCAAGAAAGTTGTTCGATCAGATTCAGGAGAGGGATGTTAAACCAAACACTGTCACGTATAATACACTCATTAATGGGTATGTGAAGGCTCAGGAGATTCGTGTAGCTAATTTACTTTATCAAGAAATGAAGGAGAAAGGTCTACCTGCTGATGGTGTAACTATAAACACTATGATCTACGGGCATTGCAAGTTCGGTCGTGAAGAAGATGGTGAGAGATTGTTGGGGAATGTTTCTGTTGCAGGTCTGATTCCTCCGACAGATATTTCAGTTGCTGGGTTATGTTGGGCAGGTCAACTAGATGATGCAATGGGGTTGCTACAAGATATGCTCGCAAAGGGAATGCCTCCAAGCGTTGTTGCTTTTAACTCGATCATTGCTGGTTATAGTAAAGCAGGGAGAGAAGATAAAGCCTTTGAAGTGTATCGGTTAATGGTGGAATTTGGTTTAACTCCATCATCCTGTACTTGCAGTTCTCTTCTTCTGGGTTTGTCAAATAGGGGAATGCTTCATGAGGCCAGGGAACTTCTTGATAAAATGGTAGATAAGGGATTTCCGATAAACAGAGTTGCTTTTACTGTTCTTCTGGATGGGTATTTCAATAGTGGAGACCTTATAAGAGCGCATAGATTGTGGGGTGAGATGAAGAGTAGACGGATATGTCCTGATGTGGTTGCTTTTTCAGCCTTTATAGATGGACTTTCGAAAGCAGGTCGTATGGAGGAGGCTTACGAGGCCTTTGAAGATATGCTGAGAAGAGGTATCACCCCGAACAATTTCACTTACAACTCTTTAATTGGTGGCTTCTGTAATTGTGGCAACTTGGACTATGCCTTGAAGTTGGAGAAAGAAATGAGACAAAATGGGCTTCTTCCAGATATTTTTACTACTAATATGATCATTAATGGGTTTTGCAAACAGGGCAGTATGAAGGCCGCAAATAATGCTTTCATGGACATGCACAGATTCGGACTGACCCCAGATATAGTCACATACAATACTTTGATTAGTGGATATATTAAGGCCTTCGACCTGGTAAATGCTGAGGACTTCCTAGCTAAGATGTGGGATAGCGGATGGCAGCCTGATATTATCACGTACAATACATGGATCTATGTGTTTTGTAGTAGCCGTAAAATTGTTCAAGCTGTGAGGATGCTGGATGAGCTAATTGCATCGGGTTTTATTCCTAACACAGTTACATACAATACCATGGTGAATGGTGTTTGCTGTGACATACTAGAGCGTGCTATGATACTTACTGCAAAATTACTGAAGATGGCATTTGTGCCAAATGTCGTGACGGTAAATACATTGCTGTCTCACTTTCGTAGGCATGGGTTGCCGCAGATGGCCTTGATGTGGGGACATAAGCTATACTTAGTGTCTTTTCCATTTGATCATGTTACTTATATGATTCTGCAGAGCGCTAAGTGGGACTCACTGCAAGATGCAGAGATTGTGAAAGAGTCACCAGGGGAAGCCATAGTGGTAGACTTTCTCATGCACATTACTTTTGATTACATAGCAAAAGATATGTCTTACCGAGATAGGAATCAGCGTTACTTATCAGAAGTATGTGATCACAATCTTCTGGCTCTTGGAAAATGA